In a single window of the Flavivirga spongiicola genome:
- a CDS encoding glycoside hydrolase family 88 protein, producing the protein MMKNNNRANLVCILLCTIFLWSCKKTSSGAKEASLEKPDITRSLSKTDVDNLFKKTVLHLNNAWDSIEQTKRLPRSIERGFRHIGDWTSGFYPGNLWIAYEKTGNQNLLEKAKFATELLDEEKYNIRDHDIGFRIYCSYGRGYELTKKPEYKDVIVQAAKSAIQRYNPKVKAIMSWEPRPDRDWQYPVIIDNMMNLELLFAATKFTGDSKFYDIAVNHAIKTMEHQYREDFSCSHVVDFDAQTGEFRKRDWNNGNNDPSTAAWSRGQSWGLYGFTMVYRETKDKQFLEQAEKIAGFILNHPNMPKDMIPYWDYNAPEIPTLRDASAAAILASGLIELSQLSEDGEKYFEAGEKILNSLASPEYFAEPGTNGDFVLKHATGNYIRKSERDGTLIYADYYFLEGLMRYTKIKNQLM; encoded by the coding sequence TTTATTATGCACCATCTTCCTATGGTCTTGCAAGAAAACCTCATCAGGAGCTAAAGAAGCATCACTAGAAAAGCCTGATATAACAAGAAGTTTGTCAAAAACAGACGTTGACAATCTTTTTAAAAAAACAGTTTTACACCTAAATAACGCTTGGGATTCTATAGAGCAAACCAAAAGATTGCCTCGATCCATCGAAAGAGGTTTTAGACATATTGGAGACTGGACGAGCGGATTTTATCCTGGTAATCTTTGGATAGCCTATGAGAAAACTGGAAATCAAAATCTGTTAGAAAAGGCAAAATTTGCAACAGAACTACTTGATGAAGAAAAGTACAATATTCGTGACCATGATATCGGTTTCAGGATTTATTGTAGTTATGGAAGAGGCTATGAGTTGACAAAAAAGCCTGAATACAAAGACGTTATCGTTCAGGCAGCCAAATCGGCTATACAGCGATACAATCCAAAAGTAAAGGCAATCATGTCTTGGGAACCCAGACCAGATAGAGATTGGCAGTATCCGGTAATTATTGACAATATGATGAATTTAGAGCTGCTATTTGCTGCTACAAAATTTACTGGAGATTCTAAGTTTTATGACATTGCTGTAAATCATGCCATTAAAACGATGGAGCATCAGTATAGAGAAGATTTTAGTTGCTCGCATGTCGTTGATTTTGATGCGCAAACTGGTGAATTTCGAAAAAGAGACTGGAATAATGGGAACAACGATCCGAGTACTGCAGCATGGAGTAGAGGACAAAGTTGGGGATTATATGGGTTTACTATGGTTTATAGAGAAACAAAGGATAAACAATTTTTAGAGCAAGCCGAAAAAATTGCAGGGTTTATTTTGAACCATCCTAACATGCCTAAAGATATGATACCCTATTGGGATTATAATGCACCTGAAATACCTACTCTTAGAGATGCATCTGCAGCTGCTATTTTAGCTTCTGGATTGATAGAGTTATCACAATTATCAGAAGATGGGGAAAAGTATTTTGAAGCAGGAGAAAAAATCCTTAATAGCCTTGCTTCGCCGGAATATTTTGCAGAACCTGGTACAAATGGAGACTTTGTTCTTAAACATGCTACAGGTAATTATATAAGAAAATCGGAAAGAGATGGAACATTAATTTATGCTGATTACTATTTTCTTGAGGGACTCATGAGATACACCAAAATTAAGAATCAGTTAATGTAA
- a CDS encoding sulfatase family protein, with amino-acid sequence MRKSIVLLSCLLACTYLYAQNTLKQSKPNIIILFTDDQGYGDVGSYGAKDIKTPNLDKMAAEGVRFTNFYVAASSCTPSRAALLTGCYPQRVGLPAVVDDLSNKGLSSAEFTIADYLKQNGYATGMFGKWHLGHHPEFMPTRHGFTEFYGIPYSMDMWPFHPKPSHQYPQVPVYSNETVVEYNPNVNQMTTVFTEKSVDFIKRNSNQPFMLYLPYSQPHVPLGVSDKFKGKSDGGLYGDVIMEIDWSVGEIIKAVDAAGISENTLILFTSDNGPWLTYGNHAGSSGGLREGKGTVFGGGQKVPFLARMPGSIPAGRVENQMATAMDILPTVLGITNTSMPRMNPMDGQDIWPLLTKKDKITSKPFFFVKGNEVQAVRDGKWKLHLPHKYRVTLVKGNNGLVGKQDNFGGTIELSLYNIEKDPAESRNLAGKNPKIVKRLRGLIEAFKEDLEQNSRPAGIVKKKL; translated from the coding sequence ATGAGAAAATCAATAGTTTTACTTTCATGCTTGCTGGCATGTACTTATTTATATGCCCAAAATACGTTAAAACAATCGAAACCCAATATCATTATATTATTCACAGATGATCAAGGGTATGGAGATGTAGGAAGTTATGGAGCGAAAGACATTAAAACACCTAATCTAGACAAGATGGCTGCTGAAGGTGTAAGATTTACTAACTTTTATGTAGCAGCTTCATCCTGTACACCATCTAGAGCAGCATTGCTTACAGGGTGTTATCCTCAACGAGTTGGATTACCGGCTGTTGTCGACGACTTGTCTAATAAAGGCCTTAGTTCTGCAGAGTTTACTATAGCCGATTATCTTAAACAGAATGGCTATGCAACAGGTATGTTTGGCAAATGGCACTTAGGACATCATCCAGAATTTATGCCAACAAGACACGGTTTTACCGAGTTTTATGGTATCCCTTATTCTATGGATATGTGGCCATTTCATCCCAAACCAAGCCATCAATATCCCCAAGTTCCTGTGTATTCTAATGAAACTGTGGTGGAATATAATCCAAATGTCAATCAAATGACAACAGTTTTTACAGAAAAATCAGTTGATTTTATAAAGAGAAATAGTAACCAGCCCTTTATGTTATACCTTCCCTACTCTCAACCACATGTACCATTAGGGGTTTCTGATAAATTTAAAGGAAAATCTGATGGAGGACTTTACGGGGATGTTATTATGGAAATAGATTGGTCTGTTGGAGAAATTATTAAAGCGGTTGATGCTGCTGGAATTTCTGAAAACACGCTTATTTTATTTACGTCAGACAATGGACCATGGCTTACCTACGGAAATCATGCTGGATCTTCAGGAGGATTACGAGAAGGTAAAGGGACTGTATTTGGTGGCGGACAAAAAGTACCATTTTTGGCAAGAATGCCAGGAAGCATTCCTGCAGGTAGAGTGGAAAATCAAATGGCTACGGCTATGGATATTTTGCCAACAGTATTAGGAATAACCAATACTTCAATGCCAAGAATGAATCCTATGGATGGACAGGATATATGGCCATTATTAACAAAAAAAGATAAGATAACAAGCAAGCCTTTTTTCTTTGTAAAAGGTAATGAAGTACAGGCAGTAAGAGATGGAAAGTGGAAATTGCACCTACCACACAAATATCGTGTTACACTAGTTAAAGGCAATAATGGGCTGGTAGGCAAACAGGATAATTTTGGAGGGACTATAGAATTGTCACTTTATAACATAGAAAAAGATCCTGCTGAATCTAGAAATCTGGCAGGAAAAAATCCTAAAATAGTAAAGCGATTAAGAGGTTTAATAGAGGCATTTAAAGAAGATCTAGAACAGAATAGCCGACCAGCGGGTATTGTGAAAAAGAAACTTTAA
- a CDS encoding sulfatase family protein gives MESPFFKFYILFALVVFQWSCTSVKKEVKTAIEKKPNIIFIMSDDHATNAISAYGSRLASVSQTPNIDRLAKEGAILNNCFTSNSICTPSRASILTGEYSHNNGVKTLNDDLDPNKKHLAHYFQEAGYHTAVIGKWHLHTEPQGFDHWQVLPRQGLYFNPEFKLKGLDEKRHYNQREKKKYEGYVTDVITDLSLDWMKNRNDDKPFMLMMHHKAPHALWEYHPKYEHLFDGQIIPEPESLFEDKSHRAQETVKKENTLVRLGQRMSGQIKISSVHDYKEWPTGKLDVEGLSKEDIIKATYQKYLKDYLRVIASVDESIGRVLEYLDKNGLAENTIVIYTSDQGMFLGEHQYLDKRWIFEESLRMPFLVRWPGKITPNNKVDELVSNVDFAPTLLDAINQKIPENMQGSSFLPILKDEKVEHWQASIYYRYWMHRDMTPAHFGIRTNDYKLIFYYGMNLDTNSYNHANSQPTWELYDLKKDPLEMNNVYGDKTYASVISDLKKQMLKKREAIGDVDSKFPEVTEELIKDY, from the coding sequence ATGGAAAGCCCCTTTTTTAAATTTTACATTTTATTTGCCCTTGTTGTTTTTCAATGGTCTTGTACTTCAGTTAAAAAAGAAGTAAAAACGGCCATTGAAAAAAAACCTAACATTATATTTATCATGTCAGATGACCATGCTACAAATGCTATTTCAGCATATGGTTCTAGATTGGCATCAGTATCACAAACACCAAATATAGATCGTTTAGCAAAAGAAGGCGCTATTCTTAATAATTGTTTTACGTCAAATTCAATCTGTACACCAAGTAGAGCATCGATCCTTACGGGAGAATATAGCCATAATAATGGTGTTAAAACTTTAAATGACGATTTAGATCCCAATAAAAAGCATTTAGCGCACTATTTTCAGGAAGCAGGTTATCATACCGCTGTCATAGGTAAATGGCATTTGCATACAGAACCTCAGGGATTTGATCATTGGCAAGTTTTACCGCGTCAGGGCTTATATTTTAATCCGGAATTTAAGTTGAAAGGGCTTGACGAGAAGCGTCATTATAATCAGAGAGAGAAAAAAAAATATGAAGGTTATGTAACCGATGTTATTACTGACCTCTCTCTTGATTGGATGAAAAATAGAAATGATGATAAACCTTTCATGTTAATGATGCACCATAAAGCACCACATGCACTATGGGAATATCATCCAAAATACGAACATTTGTTTGATGGGCAGATTATACCTGAACCAGAGAGTCTGTTTGAAGATAAATCCCATCGGGCACAAGAGACTGTTAAGAAAGAGAATACCTTAGTAAGGTTAGGTCAACGTATGAGTGGCCAGATAAAAATATCTTCAGTACACGATTATAAAGAATGGCCTACAGGTAAATTGGATGTAGAAGGGTTGAGCAAAGAAGACATTATAAAAGCAACCTACCAAAAGTATTTAAAGGACTATTTAAGAGTCATAGCATCAGTAGATGAAAGTATTGGACGTGTATTAGAGTATTTAGATAAAAATGGTCTGGCAGAAAACACGATTGTAATCTATACTTCAGATCAGGGAATGTTTCTTGGGGAACACCAATATCTTGATAAACGTTGGATTTTTGAAGAATCTTTACGCATGCCATTTTTAGTACGTTGGCCAGGTAAAATAACACCAAACAATAAGGTTGACGAATTAGTTAGTAATGTCGATTTTGCACCAACCTTATTAGATGCTATCAATCAGAAAATACCAGAGAATATGCAGGGAAGTAGTTTTTTACCTATTCTGAAAGATGAAAAAGTGGAGCATTGGCAAGCATCTATTTATTATAGATATTGGATGCATAGAGATATGACTCCAGCTCATTTTGGTATTAGAACAAATGATTATAAGCTTATTTTTTACTACGGAATGAATTTAGATACCAATAGTTATAACCATGCCAATTCGCAACCTACTTGGGAACTTTACGATTTAAAAAAAGATCCTTTGGAAATGAATAATGTATATGGAGATAAAACATACGCTTCGGTAATTTCTGATTTGAAAAAACAAATGCTTAAAAAAAGAGAAGCCATTGGTGATGTTGACAGCAAGTTTCCAGAAGTTACTGAAGAGTTGATAAAAGACTATTAA
- a CDS encoding polysaccharide lyase family 8 super-sandwich domain-containing protein, with protein MEAIKKIILLVICLVSLNLIQAQEVLFANYFDIETNQSEGTTVTGKINLKSNKDVDISPIPGTYQFSIDTGDTDIFEIETHFDNKGRVFGVLKVATGKNSGSAQDYNLTIVLKDGTTTKATKSIIVHVVSKTLWTELVEHYTPITISESRLYGRTKFSESELTTYITELENNNGQFTVFSFYGAHPSSFSGKDLEKEWQDASELIGGLGYAYAKSTVYGIPSGNSTNMERLKRVIYKALLQYMSNVPVYGDDVLVGGNPIGTELGDGFSRMNEYGYVSHSFLTHQWRAIDALGAPLLHVWPELLQDIENSDTEAQNVFDGVMRFHQLFFSIVHDLRDMNNDFGRWRTISDLNYSEGAFSDANIGHRMRTLMTMPILWADYNRPITYVPYWYDDYYDGTAFDGKTFGHDWSPNGVLADVRHWCNRLSTPTHDYNQSGFHPDGTVTHHLGHDASDVAMFAYGFEWLTTNNEAFKYFKNTPFPIADKNYQFVSDRLDYSYRRMLYKNSLDFLVTGRSFFSDLSNFGTKHVKKAISNMIAEKGSSTVITNESELLSLETNLNNGSHTHTETTSFWNADYLVHRNETGANNYYFSVKHKSIRTSGAEDFSKIRKSWHAGSGPFLLRVDGDEYDVNVLKNFDWHVVPGVTEAWRTDAMPTGAASDAKPGGNDFSGVLADGSYGMSGYHHKPIDTYTTAEALKSYHLIGNSGTALGSVIKRKSTSSGTNEIVTTIDQSEQLGTITYNINGTTKTITDGTSVNLVEPLTGSTWIHHNNKGYLIIPKTGQNLLIKTGSHINITATDLGLSQSINYILALDHGVNPALEAKDGYEYVMVANADLADMPNILSSYMVNTKSYISEGNYHAITNTSENVKQVSFYQATRANLDGGEFIEVDKPALVMIKELTDDIRLTIVDPLHDLNTSEITVKISEILEEDTYSYNLAGIAPVAGESVVVTSNGTTESTIVISLPDTGDGLLYNYQEQMYAGSPIVLTLKKNDSLSVNSPDEVTNSKVKIYPIPIKDYSVVETNDGSFIQKIDTYDVLGKQLFSKTYDGQSSKVKLVHNNQLLHQNQMLIHCIETTKATVFIKTF; from the coding sequence ATGGAAGCAATAAAAAAAATAATATTACTCGTAATATGTTTGGTCAGCTTAAATTTAATACAAGCCCAAGAAGTCTTATTTGCCAATTATTTTGATATTGAAACCAATCAAAGCGAAGGTACTACTGTAACTGGAAAAATCAATTTAAAAAGTAATAAAGATGTTGATATTAGTCCAATTCCTGGTACCTATCAATTTTCTATCGATACTGGAGATACAGATATTTTTGAAATAGAAACCCATTTTGATAATAAAGGAAGGGTTTTTGGAGTATTAAAAGTGGCTACTGGTAAAAATTCAGGAAGCGCACAAGATTATAATTTGACCATTGTGCTAAAAGATGGAACGACTACTAAGGCTACAAAAAGCATCATTGTTCATGTGGTGTCTAAGACCTTATGGACAGAATTGGTAGAACACTATACTCCAATTACAATTTCGGAATCCAGATTGTATGGACGAACAAAGTTTTCAGAAAGCGAGTTGACTACTTACATTACAGAGCTCGAGAATAATAATGGGCAGTTTACAGTTTTCTCTTTTTATGGAGCCCATCCATCATCTTTTAGTGGTAAAGATTTAGAAAAAGAATGGCAAGATGCCTCAGAATTAATTGGCGGATTAGGATACGCTTATGCCAAATCTACCGTTTATGGTATTCCGAGTGGGAATAGCACTAATATGGAGCGTTTAAAGCGCGTTATCTATAAAGCATTATTACAATATATGAGTAATGTGCCTGTTTATGGTGATGATGTGCTTGTTGGAGGAAATCCAATAGGAACGGAATTAGGAGATGGCTTTAGTAGAATGAACGAATATGGATATGTAAGTCATAGTTTTTTAACCCATCAATGGCGTGCTATTGATGCTTTGGGAGCTCCTTTATTACATGTTTGGCCAGAATTGTTGCAAGATATAGAGAATAGTGATACCGAAGCACAAAACGTGTTTGATGGTGTCATGCGCTTTCATCAATTATTTTTCTCTATTGTTCATGATTTAAGAGACATGAATAACGACTTTGGAAGATGGAGAACGATTTCTGATTTAAACTATTCTGAAGGCGCATTTTCTGATGCCAATATAGGGCACCGTATGCGTACTTTAATGACCATGCCAATACTTTGGGCAGATTATAACAGACCTATAACATATGTACCTTATTGGTATGATGATTATTATGATGGCACTGCATTTGATGGAAAGACCTTTGGACATGATTGGTCGCCTAATGGCGTGCTTGCAGATGTAAGGCATTGGTGTAATAGACTGTCCACACCAACTCATGATTATAATCAATCAGGCTTTCATCCAGATGGTACAGTCACCCATCACTTAGGTCATGATGCTTCTGATGTTGCTATGTTTGCTTATGGTTTTGAATGGCTTACTACTAATAATGAAGCCTTCAAATATTTTAAAAATACACCTTTTCCAATAGCGGATAAAAACTATCAATTTGTGTCTGATCGTCTGGATTATTCTTATAGAAGAATGCTGTATAAAAACTCCTTGGACTTTTTAGTTACAGGGCGTAGTTTCTTTTCAGATTTATCCAATTTTGGAACTAAGCATGTAAAAAAAGCAATTTCAAATATGATTGCAGAAAAAGGATCGTCAACAGTTATTACTAATGAATCGGAACTTTTAAGTTTAGAAACGAATTTAAACAATGGGTCACATACCCATACCGAAACGACTTCATTTTGGAATGCCGATTATTTAGTACACCGAAACGAAACAGGTGCAAATAATTATTATTTTTCTGTAAAACATAAATCAATAAGAACTTCAGGAGCTGAAGATTTTAGTAAAATACGAAAATCATGGCATGCAGGAAGTGGCCCTTTTTTATTGCGTGTGGATGGCGATGAATATGATGTAAATGTCCTGAAGAATTTTGATTGGCATGTTGTACCAGGTGTTACTGAAGCTTGGCGTACTGATGCTATGCCAACTGGTGCGGCATCTGATGCAAAACCAGGGGGGAATGATTTCTCTGGTGTTTTAGCAGATGGAAGCTATGGCATGTCAGGTTATCATCATAAGCCCATAGATACTTATACTACTGCCGAAGCACTAAAATCCTATCATTTAATAGGGAATTCAGGTACGGCCTTAGGGAGTGTTATAAAGAGAAAAAGCACATCATCCGGAACTAACGAAATTGTAACCACTATAGACCAATCTGAACAATTAGGAACAATTACCTATAATATTAACGGAACAACAAAGACGATTACCGATGGTACAAGTGTTAATTTAGTGGAACCTTTAACGGGCTCAACGTGGATTCATCATAACAATAAGGGGTATTTAATAATTCCTAAAACTGGTCAGAATTTATTAATAAAAACAGGAAGCCATATTAATATCACAGCAACTGATTTAGGGCTTTCTCAAAGTATAAATTATATTTTGGCTCTAGATCATGGAGTAAATCCGGCTTTAGAAGCTAAAGATGGTTATGAATATGTGATGGTTGCTAATGCAGACTTAGCAGATATGCCTAATATTTTATCATCCTATATGGTAAATACTAAAAGCTATATTTCCGAAGGAAATTATCATGCCATAACCAATACTAGCGAAAATGTTAAGCAGGTTTCTTTTTATCAGGCTACACGTGCTAATTTGGATGGAGGTGAATTCATAGAAGTAGATAAACCTGCTTTGGTAATGATTAAAGAGCTGACAGATGATATTCGTTTAACTATAGTAGATCCTCTACATGATTTAAATACTTCTGAGATAACAGTGAAGATTTCTGAAATACTTGAAGAAGATACTTATAGCTATAATTTGGCGGGAATAGCACCCGTAGCTGGAGAATCTGTTGTAGTGACTTCAAATGGAACAACTGAATCTACTATTGTAATTTCCCTTCCTGATACAGGCGACGGTCTTTTGTATAATTACCAAGAGCAAATGTATGCTGGTTCACCAATTGTATTGACTTTAAAGAAGAATGATTCCCTTTCGGTAAATAGCCCAGATGAGGTGACAAATTCAAAAGTTAAAATTTACCCCATTCCAATAAAGGACTATAGTGTAGTTGAAACAAATGATGGCAGTTTTATTCAAAAAATTGATACCTATGATGTATTAGGAAAGCAGTTGTTTTCTAAAACGTATGATGGTCAGAGCTCTAAAGTTAAATTAGTACATAATAATCAGTTGTTACATCAAAACCAAATGCTTATTCATTGCATTGAAACAACAAAAGCAACGGTATTTATAAAAACGTTTTGA
- a CDS encoding chondroitinase family polysaccharide lyase, with the protein MKKVHYKTIVKKKCFYILLLLCLACNTSRVPHNDKVNDKVDEIEVKYYNWLLGSSSMDYTNKYINQRYKSILKLAKIARRQFAKSLKNTSTLSSRSRIWRNVLFPMTLSYNLEGPKNDPNPDYKSPTLKKDILNIFNQLNKTGWNASTDMGWKDLKHYKTTGVIGLGGTYGNRLGPYGVAVFMLRDVLAEAGILERELSTLDHATEVLGPKFDTPALWEVGGLNSDMVIGLLQSRLCYVLSLPSGPKREKEMDYILKLVNKALTIADGFADFIKSDFTTNHHKNPYVSSYGNEALQGASAMVYALAGTHYSPNKMSIKNISKALLAARIYTNKYDCHRGVSGRAAHFDKALFLTSSFAQMAKIKSPYSDELQGAFLRYWDPSYYKFNELIERSSPAKGYMHTMGALEHMVNQLQAGGQAEPAPNGHWYFNYAGMSVHRKGEWAVIWKGLGKYLWDYEGPVDKHENIYGKYSGAGALTILNGGTPVSEESSGISKKGWDWRRVPGTTALNEPIADVPSKQQRIFSKNVFVGGVNIDESHALSSMQYRDNRNSMEADKSVFYFENYIVGIGSGIRSSGENYDMHTTVFQTAMESESTVTYLNGQTITRVDRTIIKKGEPVSVTDAVGNAFYTPNNGRFSIERKEQTMPDHTGLKEFSKNYISARFLHGKNPSDEKYEYYIEVNGGQEGANNLKKNSTTLFNIHKHDGKAHIVEYTPNKVTGYAMMSANTSTGQLIDKTDVPCMAMVKKLSENKINLTVMNPELGKIEGSFKYRDLSTKETLHAKSTVQPVVLTLVGKWEIVSGKGATVVSSSTEETKIRFECFDGKGLKISLSSML; encoded by the coding sequence ATGAAGAAAGTACATTATAAAACCATTGTTAAAAAGAAATGCTTCTATATTTTGTTACTATTATGTTTGGCCTGTAATACAAGTAGGGTTCCGCATAATGATAAAGTAAATGACAAAGTAGATGAAATCGAAGTGAAATATTATAATTGGTTGCTGGGAAGTTCTTCTATGGATTACACTAATAAATATATAAATCAGCGCTACAAAAGTATATTAAAACTCGCCAAAATTGCCCGTAGACAATTTGCAAAATCATTGAAAAACACATCAACTCTAAGTAGTAGAAGTAGAATATGGCGTAATGTTCTATTTCCAATGACATTAAGTTATAACCTAGAAGGTCCAAAAAACGATCCCAATCCAGATTACAAATCACCTACCCTCAAAAAAGACATTTTAAATATTTTCAATCAATTAAATAAAACTGGGTGGAATGCATCTACAGACATGGGGTGGAAAGACCTAAAACATTATAAAACAACAGGTGTGATAGGTTTAGGCGGCACTTATGGTAATAGATTAGGCCCCTATGGAGTTGCTGTATTTATGCTTCGTGACGTATTGGCCGAAGCAGGGATTTTAGAGAGAGAGTTAAGTACTTTAGATCATGCCACTGAAGTTCTCGGTCCAAAGTTCGATACGCCCGCTTTATGGGAAGTTGGAGGTTTAAATTCAGATATGGTCATTGGGCTTTTACAAAGTAGACTTTGTTATGTACTGTCTTTACCATCTGGACCAAAGCGTGAAAAGGAAATGGATTATATATTAAAGCTTGTTAATAAAGCCTTGACTATTGCAGACGGCTTTGCTGATTTCATAAAATCTGACTTTACAACCAACCATCATAAAAACCCCTATGTATCCAGTTATGGCAATGAAGCCTTACAAGGAGCTTCAGCGATGGTATATGCCTTGGCTGGAACACATTACAGCCCAAATAAAATGAGTATTAAAAACATTTCCAAAGCATTATTAGCAGCTAGAATTTACACCAATAAGTATGATTGTCACAGAGGTGTTTCCGGTAGAGCAGCACATTTTGATAAAGCTTTATTTTTAACGTCTTCTTTTGCACAAATGGCTAAAATTAAAAGCCCTTATAGTGATGAATTACAGGGGGCTTTTTTAAGATATTGGGATCCTTCTTATTATAAGTTTAATGAATTAATAGAGCGATCAAGTCCTGCCAAAGGTTATATGCACACAATGGGAGCTTTAGAACATATGGTAAATCAATTACAGGCGGGTGGTCAGGCCGAACCCGCTCCTAATGGGCACTGGTATTTTAATTATGCAGGAATGTCGGTTCATAGAAAAGGTGAATGGGCTGTCATATGGAAAGGCTTAGGTAAATATTTATGGGATTATGAAGGTCCTGTGGATAAACATGAAAATATCTATGGTAAATATTCCGGAGCTGGAGCATTAACCATTTTAAATGGTGGCACTCCTGTAAGTGAAGAATCAAGTGGAATTTCAAAAAAAGGATGGGATTGGCGACGTGTACCAGGCACCACAGCCTTAAATGAGCCGATAGCAGACGTGCCTTCAAAACAACAAAGGATATTTTCCAAAAACGTGTTTGTAGGTGGCGTTAATATAGATGAGAGCCACGCTTTATCCTCCATGCAATATAGAGATAACAGAAATTCTATGGAAGCTGATAAATCGGTGTTCTATTTTGAGAATTATATTGTAGGAATAGGTTCTGGAATAAGATCAAGTGGGGAAAACTATGATATGCACACGACTGTTTTTCAAACAGCTATGGAAAGTGAATCGACTGTAACATATCTAAATGGGCAAACTATTACGAGGGTAGATCGAACTATCATTAAAAAAGGAGAACCAGTTTCAGTAACCGATGCTGTTGGTAATGCTTTTTACACACCTAATAATGGCCGTTTTAGTATAGAAAGAAAAGAACAAACAATGCCCGACCACACAGGTCTAAAGGAATTTAGTAAAAACTATATTTCGGCCAGATTTTTGCATGGTAAAAACCCATCTGATGAGAAATACGAATACTATATTGAAGTGAATGGCGGACAGGAAGGCGCTAACAATTTAAAAAAGAACTCGACAACATTATTCAACATTCATAAACATGATGGTAAAGCTCATATTGTAGAATACACACCTAATAAAGTGACTGGCTATGCAATGATGAGCGCTAATACTTCTACTGGGCAGTTAATAGATAAAACAGATGTGCCTTGTATGGCCATGGTAAAGAAACTGAGTGAAAATAAAATAAATCTGACTGTGATGAATCCAGAATTAGGTAAAATTGAGGGATCATTTAAGTATAGAGATCTTTCTACTAAAGAAACCTTACATGCTAAATCCACAGTACAACCTGTAGTATTAACATTGGTTGGTAAATGGGAAATCGTTTCAGGAAAAGGAGCGACTGTTGTTTCGTCTTCGACCGAAGAAACTAAAATTCGTTTTGAGTGCTTTGATGGAAAAGGATTAAAAATAAGCCTTTCCAGTATGCTTTAA